TACAGGTAACTCTAATTCCAACTCGCTCACCTTCTGGCTTAAAAAATGGACCGACCCGGTTACAGATCGCAACCTGCTCTATGATTATTCATCACGCACCTCATGGCTTGATCTGAGATACGGCGAGGTATTACTGAACTACGCCGAAGCTTCCTTCGAACTGGGTAAAGATCCATCCGAAGCTCTGGGCGCTGTTAACCAGTTACGTGTAAGGGCAGGAGTGGCATCGCTCACATCCATCAGCCGCGAAAAAATAAGGCACGAACGCATGGTTGAGCTATCGTTCGAGAACCGCACTTTTTGGGATTACATCAGGTGGCGCACCCTTACCACCGAGTTTAACATCAGGCAGGAGTACGGCCTGGATATTTATTATGATGTAAACGCTAAAGACTATGTGTTTAAAAAAGTACCTGTAGGCGGTGGCAAAACTTACCAGGCCCGTAACTATTACTCGCAGATACCGGGCGGCGAACGTTCCTTAAACACGGCACTTATTGATAACCCAGGCTATTAAAAAATATTGAAATCATGAGATCATCCATAATATATACCTTAATTCCCTGCATGCTGCTTTTTTACGCGGGATGCAAAAAGTACGATAATTACGCCGCTCCTGATGCAGGGGTGTACGGCAAAGTAATAGATGCCGGAACCGGTGGCGGCATTGAAACCAAGCAACCCGGCGGCGGCGACATCAGGTTTTTGCAGAATAACAAAGCTAAATACCCAAGTCCGCAGCCTATTGATATATCCATCAAGGCGGATGGATCATACTCGGCTACGCAGTTTTTTGTCGATAATTATAAGGCTTTCCCGTTAAACGGTCCTTTTATTTACGCGGGCGATTCGGTTAGCGTGGTATTGAACCATAACCAGAAAACACAGCTCGATTTTAAGGTGATTCCTTTTTACAGGATAACCGCCGCCGTTGCCGATAGCACATTCAGCTACAC
The sequence above is a segment of the Mucilaginibacter celer genome. Coding sequences within it:
- a CDS encoding DUF3823 domain-containing protein — its product is MRSSIIYTLIPCMLLFYAGCKKYDNYAAPDAGVYGKVIDAGTGGGIETKQPGGGDIRFLQNNKAKYPSPQPIDISIKADGSYSATQFFVDNYKAFPLNGPFIYAGDSVSVVLNHNQKTQLDFKVIPFYRITAAVADSTFSYTVNKAPENDSKLIELIFMVSKDPVVNEAVSSNVAGPGTYYANLWKVPTDGTPDASIIGKPQTFTFHWADTRLPKGEYYFRMGARAANSPNSTYNYSPVVKATVH